Within the Dehalococcoidia bacterium genome, the region ACGACTCCTGCAGGCTGTGTTCGATGCGATGCAGCAGCCGGACATCCGGCGCAAGCTGCTCTTCACGTTCGCGCTGCTTGTCGTGTTCCGGTTCATTGCGCACGTCCCGATCCCGAACGTCGATCCGCGGGCACTCGAGGATGCGTTCGAGGGCAACAACCTGCTGAACCTGTTCAACCTGTTCAGCGGCGGCGCGTTACGTCAGCTCAGCATCGCCTCGCTCGGCGTGTACCCGTACATCACGGCGTCGATCATCATGACGCTCGTCACGCCGATGATCCCTTCGCTGCAATCAATGCGGCAGGAAGGTGAACAGGGCCGTAACCGCATCGAGCTGTACCAGCACTGGATGACGGTGCCGCTGGCGTTCGTCCAGGGCTACGCACAGCTCGTGATCCTGGAGACGCAGGTGTCGGGCACGGGCGCGCTGCGTTTCAGCCCCAGCTTCACCGGCGACGACGCACTGCCGACGCTCACCGCGCTCTTCGCGATGACCGCCGGCACGTTGTTCCTGGTCTGGCTCGGCGAACTGATCACCGAGAACGGCATCGGGAACGGCATTTCGGTGATCATCTTCGGCGGTATCGTCGCGGGCATGCCCGGACTGCTGAACCAGTTGTTCAATTCGACGATCGGCATGTTCGGCATCGCCCTCCTGGCTGCGCTGTCCGTCGTCCTGGTCGCCGCGATCGTCTTCATGCAGGAGGCGACGCGCAAGATTCCCGTGCAGTATGCGAAGAGCGTTTTTCGAGCGGGCAAGATGTACCGGCAGTCCGGACAGAGCCACATACCACTGCGCGTGAACTCGGCGGGCATGATCCCGCTGATCTTCGCGTTCTCCATCGTCATCCTGCCGGTGACGATCGCGCAGTTCATGCTCGACTCATCCACCACACCGTGGATCCGGGACACCGCGAGCTTCTTCGTGCGCGTGCTGGGGCCGGGCACGGGGACGGGGGGCGCAGGCGCGAGCCCCGGATTCTACATCCTGGTGTTCGTGCTGGTGGTGTTGTTCAGCTTCTTCTACACACTTGTCGTGTTCCAGCAGCAGAACCTGGCGGAGAACTTGCAGAAGAACGGCGGCTTCGTGCCAGGTATCCGGCCGGGGCGCCCGACGGGCGAGTACATCATGCGCGTGCTGGTGCGTATCACGTGGGCCGGTGCGCTGTTCCTGGGCCTCGTCGCGATCTTGCCGTATCTGGTGACAAACTGGTTCGACATAACGTCACTCACGATCAGCAGCACCGGCATGCTGATCGTCGTCGGCGTCGTGCTGGATACGATGAAACAGCTGGAAGCGCAGCTCCTGATGCGCAACTACGAAGGGTTCATTCGCTAGGTGTACGTGATCTTCTTCGGCCCTCCGGGTGTCGGCAAAGGCACGCAGGCGGCGATCGTCGCCGCACAGGCGGGCTGGGCGCACATTTCGACGGGCGACATGCTGCGCCGCCACGTCGACGAGGGCACGGACTTGGGCAAGCAGGCCAAGTCGTATATGGACGGCGGCCAGCTCGTCCCCGACGCGCTCGTCATCGATATGTTCATCGATCGTCTCGCGGGGCTCCGGCCCGATCAGGGCTTCGTGCTCGATGGATTTCCACGGACGATCGCACAAGCACGCGCACTCGATCAGGCGCTGCAGTCCCGCGGCAAGGCGATCGACATGGCGCTCAACATCACCGGCCCGGACGACGTGCTCGTCGAGCGCCTGCTCAATCGCGCTAAGGAATCCGGCCGTACCGACGACACACCCGAAGCGATCCGGACGCGCCTCGAAGTGCAGAAGCCGCCTGCCGAGTTGCTCGATCACTACCGGCAGCAAGGCAAGCTCACGGAGATCGATGGCATACCCCAGATCGAAACCGTAACCGCATCCATCCTCAAGGTGCTCGACATGGAGCGCGGTGCGCAGGCCTCGGC harbors:
- a CDS encoding adenylate kinase; the protein is MYVIFFGPPGVGKGTQAAIVAAQAGWAHISTGDMLRRHVDEGTDLGKQAKSYMDGGQLVPDALVIDMFIDRLAGLRPDQGFVLDGFPRTIAQARALDQALQSRGKAIDMALNITGPDDVLVERLLNRAKESGRTDDTPEAIRTRLEVQKPPAELLDHYRQQGKLTEIDGIPQIETVTASILKVLDMERGAQASA
- the secY gene encoding preprotein translocase subunit SecY — its product is MALAASRQQQANRPRLLQAVFDAMQQPDIRRKLLFTFALLVVFRFIAHVPIPNVDPRALEDAFEGNNLLNLFNLFSGGALRQLSIASLGVYPYITASIIMTLVTPMIPSLQSMRQEGEQGRNRIELYQHWMTVPLAFVQGYAQLVILETQVSGTGALRFSPSFTGDDALPTLTALFAMTAGTLFLVWLGELITENGIGNGISVIIFGGIVAGMPGLLNQLFNSTIGMFGIALLAALSVVLVAAIVFMQEATRKIPVQYAKSVFRAGKMYRQSGQSHIPLRVNSAGMIPLIFAFSIVILPVTIAQFMLDSSTTPWIRDTASFFVRVLGPGTGTGGAGASPGFYILVFVLVVLFSFFYTLVVFQQQNLAENLQKNGGFVPGIRPGRPTGEYIMRVLVRITWAGALFLGLVAILPYLVTNWFDITSLTISSTGMLIVVGVVLDTMKQLEAQLLMRNYEGFIR